In bacterium, the genomic stretch GCCGTGCGCAGAGGCGAGACGGGGCAACCCCAGCCAGTCATACATGCTTGGCACCTCGCAGTCCTTCGAGCCATTCGGTGTCGATGGAGGAGTGCCGTGAAACGCGGGCACGCCGCCAGAGATAGAGGAAGAATGCGACAAAGGTCGAGAGCACGGTGCCGGTGACGGCCAGCAGCGCCCAGATGGCGCTGTTCATCCCCTGGGTCATCGGCGAGGAGGGGTCGCCCAGGCAGACGGAACAGGCGTGGGTGTCGGCGGCGGCGAAAAGAACGATCAGTCCGGCCAGAACGAAGGACAAAGATTGCCGCACCGCATCGCGACGGTAGGCAGCGCCAGGGAGGGCGAGGCCCCCGCCGAGCCGTCTGGCGTGACGCGCCGAAAAGAGCAGGCTCGGCAGAAGCCTCGCCCTCCCGATGGATCGTAATGGCATCAGGGGGCGGATCATAGGAAGCTGATGCCTTTCAGTTTGCGGAGGAAACGGATGCCATAGACGATCAAGGCAATCGCGCCCAGGAGGAAGAACAACCCGAAGGCGAGCGACGACATCCCCTCCCCGGCAGCGAAATGCCAAAGTCCCCAGGCGGCGCAGAAAAACGAGACCAGCGAGGAGAGCGTGATGAACGCGATATGAAAGGCCTTCAGCGACATCGATCAGTGTCCCAGATGATCGGCCTGCGTGAACAGCGGCAGGCACATGAGCGCGACAAAGAAGATCGCCGTCAGGTAAAGCGCCCAGTAGATCAGCTTGCGTTCAGAGATCAGGTGCATGAAGTACATGCCGACCAGCGAGCCCTTGACCACGGCGATGGCCAGCGCGATCACGATGT encodes the following:
- a CDS encoding cytochrome C oxidase subunit IV family protein; translated protein: MADAHAHDVKKEVRGYIGVFVALAALTALTVMASSLDVSKTMHIVIALAIAVVKGSLVGMYFMHLISERKLIYWALYLTAIFFVALMCLPLFTQADHLGH